A window of the Electrophorus electricus isolate fEleEle1 chromosome 11, fEleEle1.pri, whole genome shotgun sequence genome harbors these coding sequences:
- the hand2 gene encoding heart- and neural crest derivatives-expressed protein 2, translated as MSLVGGFPHHPVMHHDGYSFAAAAAASRCHEENPYFHGWLISHPEMSPPDYTMAPSYSPEYTTGAPGLDHAHYGGVPGTGAVGMVPRTVKRRPTANRKERRRTQSINSAFAELRECIPNVPADTKLSKIKTLRLATSYIAYLMDILDKDEQNGEAEAFKAEFKKTDAKEERRKKDMNEVLKSSGSGNDKKPKGRTGWPQHVWALELKQ; from the exons ATGAGTTTAGTTGGAGGCTTCCCTCACCATCCGGTTATGCATCATGATGGCTACTCCTTCGCTGCCGCAGCGGCCGCCAGCCGCTGTCACGAAGAAAACCCCTATTTCCACGGGTGGCTCATTAGCCACCCGGAGATGTCACCCCCAGACTATACTATGGCACCCTCGTACAGTCCCGAATACACCACCGGAGCGCCCGGGCTCGACCACGCACACTACGGAGGAGTCCCGGGGACTGGAGCCGTGGGGATGGTACCCCGAACAGTGAAGCGCAGACCAACGGCAAACCGAAAAGAAAGGCGCAGGACTCAGAGCATCAACAGCGCCTTTGCCGAGCTCAGGGAATGCATCCCCAACGTGCCTGCGGACACCAAGCTGTCCAAAATCAAAACGCTCCGCTTGGCCACTAGCTATATCGCTTACCTCATGGACATTTTGGACAAGGACGAGCAGAACGGCGAAGCAGAGGCATTCAAAGCGGAATTCAAAAAAACAGACGCCAAAGAAGAGAGGCGAAAGAAAGATATG AATGAAGTTTTGAAAAGTTCAGGGAGCGGCAATGATAAGAAACCTAAAGGAAGAACCGGGTGGCCGCAACATGTTTGGGCCTTGGAGCTCAAGCAGTGA